Proteins found in one Alteromonas macleodii genomic segment:
- a CDS encoding fumarylacetoacetate hydrolase family protein yields the protein MKLATYKNETRDGCLMVVSKDLSRACSAKDIAKTMQHALDNWKEIAPQLQMKYQALNDDTCESVPFDASRCESPLPRAYQWADGSAYVNHVELVRKARNAEMPESFWTDPLMYQGGSDDFIGPRDDIILPSDDWGIDFEGEVAVVTDDVPMACSPEQASERIRLIMLVNDVSLRGLIPGELAKGFGFFQSKPASSFSPVAVTPDELGDAWKESKVHLPLRSTYNGELFGKPEAGQDMTFDFGQLVAHAAKSRNLGAGAIIGSGTVSNKQGTDYGSAISEGGVGYSCIAEVRMIETIRDGKPSTPFMQFGDRIRIEMLDTEGNSVFGAIEQQVKPLN from the coding sequence ATGAAACTAGCTACCTATAAAAATGAAACTCGCGATGGCTGCCTGATGGTAGTGTCAAAAGATCTTTCTCGCGCTTGCAGTGCAAAGGACATTGCAAAAACAATGCAGCACGCACTGGATAATTGGAAAGAGATAGCGCCTCAGCTTCAGATGAAGTACCAAGCACTTAATGACGACACCTGCGAAAGCGTTCCGTTCGATGCTTCTCGCTGCGAGTCTCCTTTACCGCGTGCGTATCAATGGGCTGACGGTAGCGCTTATGTGAACCACGTTGAATTGGTGAGAAAGGCACGAAATGCAGAAATGCCCGAAAGTTTTTGGACCGATCCGCTAATGTATCAAGGTGGTTCAGATGACTTTATAGGGCCTCGTGATGACATTATCTTGCCAAGTGACGATTGGGGCATAGATTTTGAGGGAGAAGTTGCCGTTGTTACCGATGATGTGCCAATGGCATGTTCACCTGAACAAGCGTCAGAGCGTATCCGCCTTATAATGCTGGTTAACGATGTATCCCTCCGTGGATTGATTCCTGGTGAACTAGCCAAAGGGTTCGGTTTCTTTCAGTCTAAACCGGCTTCTAGCTTCTCGCCGGTTGCAGTAACACCAGACGAGTTAGGTGATGCATGGAAAGAGAGTAAAGTTCACCTGCCGTTACGTTCAACCTATAACGGAGAATTGTTCGGCAAGCCCGAAGCGGGACAAGATATGACCTTTGATTTTGGTCAGCTAGTTGCACACGCTGCAAAAAGCAGAAATTTAGGCGCAGGAGCAATTATTGGCTCTGGTACGGTGTCAAATAAGCAAGGTACCGATTATGGTTCAGCTATTTCTGAAGGTGGGGTAGGTTACTCATGCATTGCAGAAGTGCGCATGATTGAAACAATACGCGATGGCAAACCTTCTACGCCTTTCATGCAGTTTGGTGACCGTATTCGCATCGAAATGCTAGATACAGAGGGTAACTCAGTGTTCGGTGCTATCGAACAGCAAGTGAAACCACTGAACTAG
- the phhA gene encoding phenylalanine 4-monooxygenase, producing MPKSTQYQSRQSDENGIIHWSDEENQIWSELYARQIPLVKERACQEYLDGLDLLKLNEKEIPQLPDINKVLMEKTGWQTAEVPALINFGEFFRLLANKQFPVATFIRTREEFDYLQEPDIFHEVFGHCPLLTNPAFAHFTHTYGKLGLAASKEDRVYLARLYWFTVEFGLVRAKDELKIYGGGILSSPGETIYALDSDTPLRNPLTAIDALRTPYRIDIMQPLYYILPEFDHLFELAEMDIMALVEKAKSLGLFSPLFPPKEKKAS from the coding sequence ATGCCAAAATCAACACAATACCAGTCGAGACAATCTGATGAGAATGGCATTATCCATTGGTCAGATGAAGAAAACCAAATTTGGTCAGAGTTGTATGCGAGACAAATTCCACTGGTAAAAGAAAGAGCGTGCCAAGAATACTTGGACGGACTTGATTTGTTGAAATTAAACGAAAAAGAAATCCCCCAGTTGCCAGACATTAATAAAGTTCTGATGGAAAAAACAGGGTGGCAAACCGCTGAGGTGCCTGCATTAATAAACTTCGGAGAATTTTTTAGGTTGCTGGCAAACAAGCAATTTCCTGTCGCTACTTTTATTCGTACGCGAGAAGAATTCGATTACCTTCAAGAGCCCGATATCTTTCATGAGGTATTTGGACACTGCCCGTTGTTAACAAACCCAGCTTTTGCTCATTTTACCCACACATATGGAAAGTTGGGTTTAGCGGCAAGTAAGGAAGACCGAGTTTACTTAGCGCGCCTTTATTGGTTCACCGTAGAGTTCGGACTAGTGCGAGCTAAGGATGAATTAAAAATATATGGCGGGGGTATCCTGTCTTCACCAGGCGAAACTATTTACGCGTTAGATAGCGACACACCATTACGCAATCCACTAACTGCTATCGACGCTCTGCGAACGCCTTATCGTATCGATATTATGCAGCCTCTTTATTATATCTTGCCGGAATTCGACCATTTGTTCGAATTAGCAGAAATGGACATCATGGCACTAGTGGAAAAGGCAAAATCGTTAGGGTTGTTTTCCCCTCTTTTCCCACCGAAAGAGAAAAAAGCTAGCTAA
- the pspC gene encoding envelope stress response membrane protein PspC: protein MRNGKQLYRNPENARIAGVCSGIADYFGLETWLVRILVVTGFFLLAGPFIFVAYIAAWFILDKKPAGLENTATPPVFSKGKGWTNSNAGQVKSPKVEVKTKVWQAGEPPKQAFHDIRNRFEKAEVRLRKMETYVTSREYQLNKEISRL from the coding sequence ATGAGAAATGGTAAGCAGCTCTATCGTAACCCCGAAAATGCGCGCATTGCAGGTGTGTGTTCAGGCATAGCAGACTACTTTGGACTAGAAACCTGGCTTGTAAGAATTCTCGTTGTTACTGGTTTCTTTTTACTTGCAGGACCCTTTATCTTTGTTGCCTACATTGCTGCATGGTTTATCTTAGACAAGAAGCCAGCCGGTCTAGAAAATACAGCTACTCCACCGGTTTTTTCAAAAGGTAAAGGTTGGACGAATTCAAACGCTGGACAGGTGAAAAGTCCTAAAGTTGAGGTTAAAACTAAAGTTTGGCAGGCTGGAGAGCCACCAAAACAGGCGTTTCACGATATTCGCAATCGTTTTGAAAAAGCAGAAGTTCGTCTACGTAAAATGGAAACGTATGTAACCTCTCGTGAATATCAGCTAAATAAAGAAATTAGTCGTCTATAA
- the pspB gene encoding envelope stress response membrane protein PspB: protein MDEGTIAVLVMPLVVFSIFVAPIWLILHYRSKKQVNQGLSAEEHASLQDLAEKAEKMSERIETLEAILDSEAPEWRNRA from the coding sequence ATGGATGAAGGTACAATTGCAGTGTTGGTTATGCCCCTTGTGGTGTTCTCAATATTTGTCGCTCCCATTTGGCTAATTTTACACTATCGAAGCAAAAAGCAGGTCAATCAAGGGTTGAGTGCAGAGGAACACGCATCTTTACAAGACCTTGCTGAAAAAGCAGAGAAAATGAGTGAGCGCATTGAGACACTAGAAGCCATTCTAGATAGTGAGGCGCCAGAGTGGAGGAATAGAGCATGA
- the tyrR gene encoding transcriptional regulator TyrR, giving the protein MRLEISCQDRLGITQDVLDILVTKEIDLRGIEIDPAGKIFLNFPNIEFADFQHLMPQIRRIDGIDDVKTTLFMPGEREKNQLSAILRTLPDPVFSIDAKGNILLCNEAVSAGLEMPSSEIIGTEISEIVKGFNFTKWMDGKSPGPQSSKVKFIQQDYLADMLPITVPDGEQNMIMAGAVVILKSEMRLGQQFTAFHQSPTDSFDRFITQSPFMKRVVHEAKRIADLDAPVLIFGETGTGKEMIARACHQSSRRSEGAFLALNCASLPDSVAETELFGYAAGAFNQPSAKVGLLEQAKGGTLLLDEIADMSSQLQAKLLRVLEDGEFRRVGDSEPVKVDVRFICTTCRDLGQLVEEGRFRKELYYRLNVLSLVMPSLKDRRQDIVPLAESFIVQHSTKLGRRPAKLSKSCVDFLQQYPWPGNVRQLQNALYRALSLLDGKEITKEDIQLPSCAPSVTYIDENFDGTLDEEVKKFEKDLLKRLYPSYPSTRQLAKKLGLSHTAIANKLREYGINKATVKL; this is encoded by the coding sequence ATGCGTCTAGAAATAAGCTGTCAGGACCGTCTTGGAATCACTCAAGATGTTTTAGATATCCTCGTTACCAAAGAAATAGATTTGCGTGGTATTGAAATTGATCCCGCAGGTAAAATTTTCCTCAATTTTCCCAATATCGAGTTTGCTGATTTTCAGCACTTAATGCCTCAAATACGCCGCATCGATGGTATTGATGATGTAAAAACAACTTTATTCATGCCGGGAGAGCGAGAGAAAAACCAACTCTCCGCCATTTTACGAACATTACCTGATCCCGTTTTCTCTATAGATGCAAAAGGCAATATTTTATTGTGTAACGAAGCGGTAAGCGCAGGGCTTGAAATGCCAAGCAGTGAAATCATAGGAACAGAAATTAGTGAGATTGTTAAGGGGTTCAACTTCACTAAATGGATGGATGGAAAGTCTCCGGGCCCACAGTCTTCAAAAGTGAAGTTTATTCAGCAGGATTATCTTGCTGATATGCTGCCAATCACCGTACCCGATGGTGAGCAAAATATGATTATGGCAGGTGCCGTTGTTATATTGAAATCGGAAATGCGCCTAGGACAACAATTTACTGCTTTTCACCAATCGCCTACTGACAGTTTCGATCGCTTTATCACTCAGTCGCCGTTTATGAAGCGCGTGGTTCACGAAGCTAAGCGCATAGCAGACCTAGACGCGCCAGTACTAATTTTTGGCGAGACAGGCACGGGTAAAGAGATGATTGCGAGGGCATGTCATCAGTCTAGCCGCCGCAGCGAAGGTGCATTTTTAGCACTTAATTGCGCATCACTACCTGACAGCGTGGCTGAAACTGAGCTATTTGGCTACGCTGCAGGTGCGTTTAACCAGCCAAGCGCAAAGGTGGGGCTCTTAGAGCAGGCGAAAGGTGGTACGCTTTTACTTGATGAAATAGCCGATATGTCTTCACAGCTTCAGGCTAAACTGCTTCGAGTTTTAGAGGATGGTGAATTTAGACGCGTGGGAGACTCGGAACCGGTTAAAGTCGATGTGCGATTTATTTGTACTACGTGCCGTGACTTAGGTCAGTTAGTGGAAGAGGGGCGATTTAGAAAAGAGTTGTATTATCGCCTAAACGTGTTGAGCTTGGTTATGCCGTCTTTAAAAGATAGAAGGCAAGATATAGTACCTCTCGCCGAATCTTTTATTGTGCAGCACAGTACTAAACTGGGCCGCCGTCCAGCAAAACTAAGCAAGTCTTGTGTAGATTTTCTTCAGCAATATCCATGGCCTGGCAATGTAAGGCAGCTTCAAAATGCCCTTTACCGCGCATTATCATTGCTAGATGGAAAGGAAATTACCAAAGAAGATATTCAACTGCCAAGCTGCGCTCCTAGTGTTACCTATATAGATGAGAACTTCGACGGAACATTAGATGAGGAAGTGAAGAAGTTTGAGAAAGACCTGCTCAAGCGCTTATACCCTTCCTATCCAAGTACACGCCAATTAGCGAAAAAGCTAGGCTTGAGCCATACTGCTATTGCCAATAAGTTGCGAGAGTATGGCATCAACAAAGCGACCGTTAAGCTCTAA